Proteins co-encoded in one Methanobacterium formicicum genomic window:
- a CDS encoding cytochrome c biogenesis CcdA family protein, producing METGYLLSFLAGIASIISPCVLPLIPVVVGFSLLKRKNTEIVAFGLGFFLLFAIITILTAIFTAAINYYLLYFRIAAAFILVIIGVLFIVNKRLFNISTLSISNTPDSQKGIVGSFLMGFLTCLAWSPCFGPYVVAVATYSASTGNIGYSIINMAIFAGGFSLTILLIAFLMSKIDFKSILKYSDWIRIISGVVIALAGLYMLIGFL from the coding sequence ATGGAAACCGGTTATCTACTATCCTTTCTGGCAGGTATAGCATCCATAATATCGCCCTGTGTCCTGCCACTCATACCAGTTGTGGTGGGCTTTTCCCTACTTAAACGAAAGAATACTGAGATAGTTGCCTTTGGGCTGGGATTTTTCCTTCTTTTTGCCATAATAACCATCTTAACCGCCATATTCACAGCTGCCATAAATTATTATCTTTTGTATTTCAGAATAGCGGCGGCATTTATCCTGGTTATAATTGGGGTCCTGTTTATTGTCAATAAAAGGCTGTTTAATATTTCCACACTCTCTATTTCCAATACGCCTGATTCTCAAAAGGGAATAGTTGGATCTTTTCTAATGGGATTTTTAACCTGCCTGGCATGGTCACCCTGTTTCGGTCCTTACGTGGTGGCAGTAGCCACCTACAGTGCATCAACCGGAAACATAGGTTACAGTATAATAAATATGGCCATCTTCGCAGGAGGATTTTCATTAACCATACTATTAATAGCATTTTTAATGTCAAAAATAGATTTCAAATCCATTTTAAAATATTCAGATTGGATACGGATTATTTCTGGGGTTGTAATTGCTCTTGCTGGGTTATATATGTTGATTGGTTTTTTGTAG
- a CDS encoding thioredoxin family protein: protein MVIIVAALLVVGLVISNSTNKEAENNPDTLKWNDNLDQAIQEAKATNKTVFVDLYADWCTYCGEMDKNTFTSPEVQEKLSQNYVLVKIDVDKNPEPSSKYQAYSLPTMLILDSNGNEIKRIVGYQSPEKLLSQI from the coding sequence ATGGTAATTATCGTGGCAGCACTCTTAGTGGTGGGACTGGTTATTTCTAATTCAACCAATAAAGAAGCAGAAAATAATCCGGACACTTTAAAATGGAATGATAATTTAGATCAGGCCATCCAGGAAGCGAAAGCTACAAATAAAACTGTATTCGTGGATCTTTATGCAGACTGGTGTACTTACTGTGGTGAAATGGATAAAAACACCTTCACCTCCCCGGAGGTCCAGGAAAAACTGTCACAAAATTATGTACTGGTAAAGATAGACGTGGATAAAAATCCAGAACCCAGTTCAAAGTACCAGGCTTACAGTCTCCCTACCATGCTGATACTGGACTCAAATGGCAATGAAATAAAGAGAATAGTCGGATACCAGAGTCCAGAGAAGTTACTGAGCCAGATATAG